The following are from one region of the Desulfovibrio sp. Fe33 genome:
- a CDS encoding response regulator has product MSSKVLVIDDERPTLKMFSLLLSAYGYEVLTAENGREGVETFKRETPELVLTDIKMPVMDGIEALRAIKEISPGTEVIVITGHGDMDLAIQALNLDATDFINKPLKRESLEKALTRARERMTIARNEEGQVVLKQEDKSAVIGVRGNVSAITMPRLTEAFEQAAAMGKEAVLIDFEKNASINGAGITGLTSLLREYAGSGGRVYLTGLSSNFRSVFETLGITRFAEIIDRDNAPLPWD; this is encoded by the coding sequence ATGAGCAGCAAAGTACTTGTCATAGACGATGAAAGGCCCACACTGAAGATGTTCTCCCTCTTGCTCTCCGCCTACGGGTACGAGGTACTGACCGCCGAAAACGGCCGGGAGGGCGTCGAGACCTTCAAGAGGGAAACGCCTGAGCTGGTGCTGACGGACATCAAGATGCCCGTCATGGACGGCATCGAGGCCCTGCGCGCCATCAAGGAAATCAGCCCCGGCACCGAGGTCATCGTCATCACCGGCCACGGCGACATGGACCTGGCCATCCAGGCCCTGAACCTCGACGCCACGGATTTCATCAACAAGCCGCTCAAGCGCGAATCCCTTGAGAAGGCCCTGACCCGCGCCCGGGAACGAATGACCATCGCCCGCAACGAAGAGGGGCAGGTCGTGCTCAAGCAGGAGGATAAGTCGGCCGTCATCGGGGTGCGCGGAAACGTCTCGGCCATCACCATGCCCAGGCTGACCGAAGCCTTCGAACAGGCTGCGGCCATGGGCAAGGAGGCGGTGCTCATAGATTTCGAGAAAAACGCCTCCATCAACGGCGCGGGAATCACCGGCCTGACCTCGCTGTTGCGGGAATACGCAGGCTCGGGCGGACGTGTCTACCTGACCGGATTGTCCAGCAATTTCCGGTCCGTGTTCGAAACCCTGGGCATAACCCGGTTCGCCGAGATCATCGACCGCGACAATGCCCCGCTGCCCTGGGACTAG
- a CDS encoding c-type cytochrome yields the protein MKKLLAVLTIICCFGVTAAFAVDGGELYRTRCAKCHRDGSESSKAGGDAVLKGQSAQEIEMKLKGYVDGTYGGSKKKTMERLLTKLSADDIKALSDYIGAM from the coding sequence ATGAAAAAATTATTGGCTGTTTTGACCATCATATGCTGCTTCGGCGTGACCGCCGCTTTTGCCGTGGACGGCGGCGAATTGTATCGCACGCGCTGCGCCAAGTGTCATCGCGACGGAAGCGAATCCTCCAAGGCGGGCGGCGACGCGGTCCTGAAGGGACAATCCGCCCAGGAGATCGAGATGAAGCTCAAGGGTTACGTGGACGGGACCTATGGCGGCAGCAAGAAGAAGACCATGGAGCGCCTGCTCACCAAACTGTCGGCCGACGACATCAAGGCCCTGTCCGATTACATCGGCGCCATGTAG
- the tmcC gene encoding TmcC family electron transfer complex membrane anchor subunit yields MTDFYVFVTGPLAWVAWGVFVLGSIYRLVSMYALAKAKDGSSIAYMSWYYGLRSILMWMIPFKSMGWKSDPLMTVTTFIFHLCFLLVAIFLGGHVVMWNTAFGINLPSLPSQFGDIISFVALAGCAVFAYRRLALPHVKGVTRCQDWFALVLVALPFITGVLAYHQVGPVLFMTTLHVLAGELLIALIPFTRLSHALFVLFTRAYMGSEFGGVRHANDW; encoded by the coding sequence ATGACTGATTTCTACGTCTTCGTCACCGGCCCCCTCGCCTGGGTCGCCTGGGGCGTCTTCGTCCTCGGCTCCATCTACCGTCTTGTAAGCATGTATGCACTGGCCAAGGCCAAGGACGGCTCCTCTATCGCCTACATGAGCTGGTACTACGGACTTCGCTCCATCCTGATGTGGATGATTCCGTTCAAGTCCATGGGCTGGAAGTCCGACCCCCTGATGACCGTCACGACCTTCATCTTCCACCTCTGCTTCCTGCTCGTCGCCATCTTCCTGGGCGGACACGTCGTCATGTGGAACACCGCGTTCGGCATCAACCTTCCGAGCCTGCCCTCGCAGTTCGGCGACATCATCAGCTTCGTGGCCCTGGCCGGGTGCGCGGTCTTCGCGTACCGCCGCCTCGCCCTGCCGCACGTCAAAGGCGTCACCCGTTGCCAGGATTGGTTTGCCCTGGTCCTCGTGGCCCTGCCGTTCATCACCGGCGTCCTGGCCTACCATCAGGTCGGCCCGGTCCTGTTCATGACCACCCTGCACGTACTCGCCGGGGAACTGCTGATCGCCCTGATCCCGTTCACCCGCCTGAGCCACGCGCTGTTCGTCCTCTTCACCAGGGCGTACATGGGTTCCGAGTTCGGCGGCGTCCGCCATGCCAATGACTGGTAG
- a CDS encoding SIMPL domain-containing protein: protein MERKSSAHSILTGLVLAVGFILGCWVLAGALVDFKSMDRYVSVKGLAEREVPADLAMWPISFSAGADTLPALNSALAVSGTAVMEFLKEQGLGEADIMTSAPRVQENQYNSPGQRPVSRYSAQSVITVRSGDIATVKKAMSAAGELVSRGVLLVRNYEFQPTFAFTGLNDIKPDMIAEATRNARSAAKQFAEDSGSRVGGIRRASQGYFSLQDRDQYTPEIKKVRVVTSVDYFLED, encoded by the coding sequence ATGGAACGCAAATCATCCGCTCACTCCATATTGACCGGCCTCGTCCTGGCCGTCGGTTTCATCCTCGGCTGCTGGGTTCTTGCCGGGGCCCTGGTCGACTTCAAATCCATGGACCGCTATGTTTCGGTCAAGGGGCTCGCCGAACGCGAGGTGCCCGCCGATCTGGCCATGTGGCCCATCAGTTTCAGCGCGGGCGCCGACACTTTGCCCGCACTCAACAGCGCCTTGGCCGTCTCCGGAACCGCCGTCATGGAATTCCTCAAGGAGCAGGGGCTGGGCGAAGCCGATATCATGACCTCCGCCCCCCGCGTCCAGGAGAACCAATACAACTCGCCCGGCCAGCGACCTGTGAGCAGATACTCGGCGCAGTCCGTCATCACGGTGCGTTCCGGCGATATCGCCACGGTCAAAAAGGCCATGTCCGCCGCCGGCGAACTGGTCTCCCGAGGCGTGCTGCTCGTCCGCAACTACGAATTCCAGCCCACCTTCGCCTTCACCGGCCTCAACGACATCAAGCCGGACATGATCGCCGAAGCCACGCGCAACGCGCGCAGCGCGGCCAAGCAGTTCGCCGAGGACTCCGGCTCACGGGTGGGGGGAATCCGCCGCGCCTCGCAGGGCTACTTCAGCCTCCAGGACCGCGACCAGTACACTCCCGAAATCAAGAAAGTCCGGGTCGTCACCAGCGTCGACTATTTCCTTGAAGACTAG
- a CDS encoding peroxiredoxin, giving the protein MRRTLLAALAVCCLMTVAAYADDIVPYPVGHLKPTDSTLKVKVGDPAPDFTLPEIKGGTVSLSDYRGKKNVVLSFVPAAWTPVCSDQWPGYNLALDMIRALDAELVGISVDNTPTQAEWAKAMHGLNFPVLSDFWPHGKVADTFGVLRGDGTAERAVIIIDKAGVIRYIDVHDINSRPDLGVMIGELEKLAR; this is encoded by the coding sequence ATGAGACGGACGCTGCTCGCCGCACTCGCGGTTTGCTGTCTGATGACGGTCGCGGCGTATGCCGACGATATCGTTCCCTATCCTGTGGGACATCTCAAGCCCACGGATTCGACGCTCAAGGTCAAGGTAGGCGACCCCGCCCCCGATTTCACCCTCCCGGAGATCAAAGGAGGCACGGTCTCGTTAAGCGATTACCGGGGGAAGAAGAACGTGGTCCTGTCCTTTGTCCCGGCGGCCTGGACGCCGGTCTGCTCCGACCAGTGGCCCGGCTACAACCTGGCCCTGGACATGATCCGCGCCCTGGACGCCGAACTCGTCGGCATCAGCGTCGACAACACCCCGACCCAGGCCGAGTGGGCCAAGGCCATGCACGGGCTGAACTTCCCTGTGCTGTCCGATTTCTGGCCCCACGGCAAAGTGGCCGACACCTTCGGCGTCCTGCGGGGAGACGGCACGGCCGAGCGGGCCGTCATCATCATCGACAAGGCGGGGGTCATCCGCTACATCGACGTCCACGACATCAATTCGCGGCCCGACTTGGGCGTCATGATCGGCGAACTGGAAAAGCTCGCCAGGTAG
- a CDS encoding ATP-binding protein — protein MTAGERRFSRLARIGLREKLLISMLAAVLFISVAIALISRYILVSSLTNELEMRGFAIAHSVAERGGSYILDNDVPKLLALIFDEARLRQRKDLVTYIFIEDQAGNILAHTLTHPLPDNLRANTLSPGKNDSIKLMELGHQEVYDLAAAIHEGLYRIGTVHVGLNKRHIDTLVGKLRVAFLGFISAVVIISIILSSWLSKRITKPVSDLTRLSDEISRGNFDIPLKLGSGEDWNSAECPAFSNTDLPCWHFDQSRSGQTPAETHRKCADCAFYRKHEGDEVIQLGDSFRNMVWSIKLYRRRLRESEEKYRSLFDSGPDPIFVVDCATSRIRDANPRATELYGYPMDELIGLDFLQLGPEHNTVCLDYFAEIGGGCVYYPKRLHYKNGGEPFFVNMHACPISYRGKQAIIIAVTDITELIEKDAQLIQAGKMKSLGEMSAGMAHEINQPLNAIKVGSEFLSMMQEEDLEIPKEHFKEVVNEISAQVDRAAEIIDTLRSFGRKSDLMEESVNLNQPIRAVLSMIRRQFELDNIRFELELDEGLRPVQAHSNRLQQVIFNLVTNARDAINDISNGEGGDRRIIIRTGNEAQRVYAEVEDTGGGIDEKDQQRIFEPFFTTKEAGQGMGLGLAITYGIIKDYGGEIRINSTKGQGTVFRMEFPAAGTRGESKA, from the coding sequence ATGACCGCCGGGGAACGCCGATTTTCCCGTCTCGCCCGCATCGGCCTGCGCGAGAAGCTGCTTATCTCCATGCTGGCGGCCGTTCTCTTCATTTCCGTGGCCATCGCCCTGATTTCTCGCTACATCCTGGTATCCTCCCTGACCAACGAACTGGAAATGCGCGGCTTCGCCATCGCCCACTCCGTGGCCGAACGCGGCGGCTCGTACATCCTGGACAACGACGTTCCCAAACTGCTGGCGCTCATTTTCGACGAGGCCAGACTGCGGCAGCGCAAGGACCTGGTTACATACATTTTCATCGAGGATCAGGCGGGCAACATCCTCGCCCATACCCTGACCCATCCCCTGCCCGACAACCTGCGCGCCAATACCCTGTCGCCCGGCAAGAACGACTCCATCAAGCTCATGGAGCTGGGGCACCAGGAGGTCTACGACCTGGCCGCGGCCATCCACGAAGGATTGTACCGCATCGGGACGGTCCATGTCGGCCTGAACAAGCGGCACATCGACACCCTGGTCGGCAAGCTGCGCGTGGCCTTCCTCGGCTTCATCTCGGCCGTGGTCATCATTTCCATCATCCTGTCGAGCTGGCTCTCCAAGCGGATCACCAAACCCGTATCCGACCTGACCCGCCTGTCGGACGAGATCAGCCGAGGCAACTTCGACATCCCGCTCAAGCTCGGCTCGGGCGAGGACTGGAACTCGGCCGAATGCCCTGCCTTTTCCAATACGGACCTTCCCTGCTGGCACTTCGACCAGTCCCGCAGCGGCCAGACGCCGGCCGAGACCCATCGCAAGTGCGCGGACTGCGCGTTCTACCGCAAGCATGAAGGCGACGAGGTCATCCAGCTCGGCGACTCCTTCCGCAACATGGTCTGGTCCATCAAGCTCTACCGGCGCCGCCTGCGCGAATCCGAGGAAAAATACCGCTCGCTGTTCGACTCGGGGCCGGACCCCATCTTCGTGGTGGACTGCGCCACAAGCCGCATCAGGGACGCCAACCCACGAGCCACCGAACTCTATGGCTATCCCATGGACGAGCTCATCGGCCTGGACTTCCTGCAACTGGGACCGGAGCACAACACCGTCTGCCTGGACTACTTCGCCGAAATCGGCGGCGGCTGCGTCTACTATCCCAAGCGGCTGCACTACAAGAACGGCGGCGAGCCCTTCTTCGTGAACATGCACGCCTGCCCCATCTCCTACCGGGGCAAGCAGGCCATCATCATCGCGGTCACGGACATCACCGAACTCATCGAGAAGGACGCCCAGCTCATCCAGGCGGGCAAGATGAAGTCCCTGGGCGAGATGTCGGCGGGCATGGCCCATGAGATCAACCAGCCCCTCAACGCCATCAAGGTCGGCAGCGAATTCCTGTCCATGATGCAGGAGGAGGACCTGGAGATACCCAAGGAGCACTTCAAGGAAGTGGTCAACGAAATCTCGGCGCAGGTCGACCGCGCCGCGGAAATCATCGACACCCTGCGCTCCTTCGGCCGCAAGTCCGATCTCATGGAGGAGTCCGTGAATCTGAACCAGCCGATCCGGGCGGTCCTGTCCATGATCCGGCGGCAGTTCGAGCTGGACAACATCCGCTTCGAGCTGGAACTGGACGAAGGGCTTCGGCCCGTGCAGGCGCACTCCAACCGGCTGCAACAGGTCATCTTCAACCTGGTGACCAACGCCCGCGACGCCATCAACGACATTTCCAACGGCGAAGGCGGCGACAGGCGAATCATCATCCGCACCGGCAACGAGGCGCAGCGGGTCTACGCCGAGGTGGAGGACACCGGCGGCGGCATCGACGAAAAGGACCAGCAAAGAATATTCGAGCCGTTCTTCACGACCAAGGAGGCCGGGCAGGGCATGGGCCTGGGCCTGGCCATCACCTACGGCATCATCAAGGATTACGGCGGAGAAATCCGCATAAACAGCACCAAAGGACAAGGCACGGTCTTCCGTATGGAGTTCCCTGCCGCCGGCACCCGAGGAGAGTCCAAGGCATGA
- the tmcD gene encoding electron transfer complex subunit TmcD, whose amino-acid sequence MGIISSWDWEPGQKTVVKSLSPLEGHEWQEEPYASPDGETIAAIVKVGDGEFTVRVNDSVWEATFEKIWYPKFSPDGRLTAICQQDMEWVLVADGEAMGETTDYVWDTKFSEDGSVIATMTKTMEQYGMSVNGEPWETLYENANQPAFAKDGSHTAAVVQAESLGAADLEGFKRGVYTVAVDGEAWKGRYVNIWNPVFNDAGDSVAATCRTTVYAHTVTVDDKPWDKSYTQVWEPIFCPKDGGVAAPVRVAGKWGVDKDAKTLWEPRYIQCLQLTYDASGDKLWAIVATSYGQFTACVNNAPWDETFPTVSDLVISPNGERGAILASNYNEDFRIVVDGTPWAGTYDMAWPVVFSPDSKAAAAKVEKNGRFRILVNGKSFERDFDAVWPPIFSEDGTKVLIRAIENNSFVRIVAEVCNF is encoded by the coding sequence ATGGGAATAATCTCCTCTTGGGATTGGGAACCCGGCCAAAAAACGGTCGTTAAATCCCTCTCCCCTCTCGAAGGACACGAATGGCAGGAAGAGCCGTACGCCTCGCCTGACGGCGAGACCATCGCCGCCATCGTCAAGGTGGGCGACGGCGAATTCACCGTTCGAGTCAACGACTCGGTATGGGAAGCCACGTTCGAAAAGATCTGGTATCCGAAATTCTCCCCGGACGGCCGCCTGACCGCCATCTGCCAGCAGGACATGGAATGGGTCCTGGTAGCGGACGGCGAAGCCATGGGCGAGACCACCGATTACGTATGGGACACCAAGTTCAGTGAGGACGGCTCCGTCATCGCCACCATGACCAAAACCATGGAACAGTATGGCATGAGCGTCAACGGCGAGCCTTGGGAAACCCTGTACGAAAACGCCAACCAGCCCGCCTTCGCCAAAGACGGTTCGCACACCGCCGCCGTGGTTCAGGCTGAAAGCCTGGGCGCTGCCGACCTGGAAGGGTTCAAGCGCGGCGTCTACACCGTGGCCGTGGACGGCGAGGCCTGGAAGGGCCGCTACGTCAACATCTGGAACCCGGTCTTCAACGACGCAGGCGACTCCGTCGCCGCCACCTGCCGGACCACTGTCTACGCCCACACCGTCACCGTGGACGACAAGCCGTGGGACAAGAGCTACACCCAGGTTTGGGAGCCGATCTTCTGTCCCAAGGACGGCGGCGTGGCCGCTCCGGTCCGCGTGGCGGGCAAATGGGGCGTGGACAAGGACGCCAAGACCCTGTGGGAACCCCGCTATATCCAGTGTTTGCAGCTCACCTACGACGCCTCCGGCGACAAGCTGTGGGCCATCGTGGCCACCAGCTACGGTCAGTTCACCGCCTGCGTGAACAACGCCCCTTGGGACGAGACCTTCCCCACCGTGTCCGACCTGGTGATCAGCCCCAACGGCGAACGCGGCGCGATTCTGGCCTCCAATTACAACGAGGACTTCCGCATCGTGGTGGACGGCACTCCCTGGGCCGGCACCTACGACATGGCCTGGCCTGTGGTGTTCTCCCCGGATTCCAAGGCTGCCGCCGCCAAGGTGGAAAAGAACGGCAGGTTCCGGATTCTGGTCAACGGCAAGTCCTTCGAGCGCGATTTCGACGCCGTCTGGCCCCCGATCTTCAGCGAAGACGGGACCAAGGTGCTGATCCGAGCCATCGAGAACAACAGCTTCGTCCGCATCGTCGCGGAAGTGTGCAACTTCTAA
- the phnD gene encoding phosphate/phosphite/phosphonate ABC transporter substrate-binding protein, whose product MKKLSIPGLARTAFTVLACLLFLPWQAPASPLVMGLASTDSRESLLKDWQPILDDLSTALNRQVEAMILDDYAGVIWYMATGRAQIAWLGNKAAIEAVDRAGAEVLVQTRNKYGPGYRAHLITRREAPWTCEEDVLAHSAEIEFGIGDPNSTSGYTVPSYYLFAAEGIDPNKAFKRLVHHNHEENFLAVASGELDVATSNSQALSRFKTRFPARYQRIKIIWTSPLIPSDPILVRSDLDPALKADIRAFFLGYAKPGPGKSEADVRRETANLAARSWTGFQGSDNSQLEPVRKLEFYKRRLQLERDESLSETEKLDRLQKIDAAITGLDEE is encoded by the coding sequence ATGAAGAAGCTCAGCATCCCCGGGCTCGCCCGAACGGCGTTTACCGTCCTGGCTTGCCTTCTGTTCCTGCCATGGCAAGCCCCGGCGTCGCCCCTGGTCATGGGACTGGCTTCCACGGATTCCAGGGAATCTCTGCTCAAGGACTGGCAGCCCATACTCGACGACCTTTCCACAGCTCTGAACCGCCAAGTGGAGGCCATGATTCTGGACGACTACGCAGGGGTCATCTGGTACATGGCCACGGGCCGCGCCCAGATCGCCTGGTTGGGCAACAAGGCGGCCATCGAGGCCGTTGACCGCGCCGGAGCCGAAGTCCTGGTCCAGACCCGAAACAAGTACGGGCCAGGCTACCGCGCCCATCTCATCACCCGCCGGGAGGCCCCCTGGACCTGTGAGGAGGACGTTCTTGCGCATTCCGCAGAAATAGAGTTCGGCATCGGCGATCCCAACTCCACATCCGGCTACACGGTTCCGAGCTACTATCTGTTCGCCGCCGAGGGCATTGACCCGAACAAGGCGTTCAAACGGCTGGTCCACCACAATCACGAGGAGAATTTCCTGGCCGTGGCATCCGGGGAGCTGGACGTGGCCACCAGCAACAGCCAGGCCCTGTCCCGGTTCAAAACGAGGTTCCCGGCACGGTACCAGCGCATCAAGATCATCTGGACCTCGCCGCTCATTCCCTCCGACCCGATCCTGGTCCGCTCGGACCTTGATCCGGCCCTCAAGGCGGACATCCGCGCTTTCTTCCTGGGCTACGCCAAACCCGGCCCCGGCAAAAGCGAAGCGGACGTGCGACGCGAAACGGCCAATCTGGCCGCCCGGAGCTGGACCGGCTTTCAGGGATCGGACAACTCCCAACTGGAGCCTGTCCGTAAACTGGAATTTTATAAGCGGCGTCTTCAGTTGGAACGCGACGAGAGTCTTTCCGAGACAGAGAAGCTTGACCGCCTGCAAAAGATCGACGCCGCCATCACGGGCCTGGACGAGGAATAG
- a CDS encoding TlpA disulfide reductase family protein: MKKHIFILTACLFLAAALVPAASAADIFPNLALMGKTSPEHREYLGVSEGDIKISDIGADFAFVEVLSMYCPICQHDAPGVNDMFARVQASDKAARVRFVGIAAGNTPFEVAFYRKKFDIQFPLFEDPDYVAHKALDNVGTPAYYLVDLREGKRTVLIFHEGEIKDKGVFLKNVLDTMGK; this comes from the coding sequence ATGAAAAAACATATTTTTATCCTGACCGCCTGCCTCTTCCTGGCTGCGGCCCTGGTCCCGGCCGCGTCGGCCGCGGATATCTTCCCCAACCTCGCGCTCATGGGCAAGACCAGTCCGGAGCATCGTGAATATCTGGGCGTTTCCGAAGGCGATATCAAGATATCGGACATCGGCGCGGACTTCGCGTTTGTCGAGGTGCTCAGTATGTATTGTCCCATTTGCCAGCATGACGCGCCGGGCGTGAACGACATGTTCGCCCGGGTTCAGGCGTCGGACAAGGCGGCCCGTGTCCGTTTTGTCGGCATCGCCGCAGGCAACACCCCCTTCGAGGTGGCCTTCTACCGCAAGAAGTTCGACATCCAGTTCCCGCTCTTCGAGGACCCGGACTATGTGGCCCACAAGGCGTTGGACAACGTCGGGACCCCGGCCTACTACCTGGTGGACCTGCGCGAAGGAAAGCGGACCGTCCTCATCTTCCACGAAGGAGAGATCAAGGACAAGGGCGTGTTTTTGAAGAATGTGCTGGATACGATGGGAAAATAG
- a CDS encoding sensor histidine kinase, translating to MTRRRLNLSPLGPPEAFPVSLGVKILLPVLLVFLATSIILFSFYTARIKMQGTTALMNQLEVFTASKAAELSGPVWNFQEDVLETLMRSYLDNHDLHRIILFDAKGRELFREGEGDDHPEHSLLTAVKPLTRNVGGELLTIGNLEVQYHTDQLAADLRQRGYDDLIPAGVLLAVVMTATWLVLHFIVGRPLHRLKISLRENARNEERRPLVWESRDELGEVVAEYNALLGEVALQTGMLKRNNEMLQGQIAQRKNAERLLARAHDELEQIVAVRTMELREANRELVRLDNQRSAFLSSASHELRTPLAAVLGFSKLVNKAFSKYFAPHAEELRMKDKSDLILANLEVIAVEGDRLTRLINDLLDINKIEAGQMEWRDTLLNVADEIKRAARTMQPQFENNGSVRFETEIPGTLPPLPFDPDRMQQLLLNLLSNAYKHTASGEIRIAAEASPNKIRIEVRDTGQGIPADELELIFQKFYQSECREQGKPRGTGLGLPICRHIVEHYGGSISASSEVGVGSVFTVTLPIPGV from the coding sequence ATGACACGCCGCCGTCTGAATCTGTCTCCGCTCGGCCCTCCCGAAGCCTTCCCCGTTTCTCTGGGCGTGAAAATCCTGCTGCCGGTGCTGCTGGTCTTCCTCGCCACCAGCATCATCCTCTTCTCCTTCTACACGGCCCGCATCAAGATGCAGGGCACAACCGCTCTCATGAACCAGCTCGAAGTCTTCACGGCCAGCAAGGCCGCCGAGCTGAGCGGCCCGGTATGGAATTTCCAGGAAGACGTGCTGGAAACCCTGATGCGCAGCTACCTGGACAACCACGACCTCCACCGCATCATTCTCTTTGACGCCAAAGGGCGGGAACTCTTCCGGGAAGGCGAAGGGGACGATCACCCGGAACACTCCCTTCTGACGGCCGTGAAACCGCTGACCCGGAATGTGGGTGGAGAACTCCTGACCATCGGCAATCTGGAGGTTCAATACCATACCGACCAACTCGCTGCCGATCTCAGGCAGCGCGGCTACGACGACCTCATACCGGCGGGAGTGCTCCTGGCGGTCGTCATGACCGCCACATGGCTGGTCCTCCATTTTATCGTGGGCCGCCCCCTGCACCGGCTCAAGATATCCCTCAGGGAGAACGCCCGCAACGAAGAGCGCAGGCCCCTGGTCTGGGAGAGTCGCGACGAACTCGGCGAAGTGGTCGCCGAATACAACGCCCTGCTCGGGGAGGTGGCGTTGCAGACCGGGATGCTCAAGCGCAACAACGAAATGCTCCAAGGCCAGATAGCCCAGCGCAAGAACGCCGAGCGTCTGCTGGCCCGAGCCCACGACGAACTGGAACAGATAGTGGCCGTCAGGACCATGGAGCTGCGGGAGGCCAACCGGGAACTCGTCCGCCTGGACAACCAGCGCTCAGCCTTCCTGTCCTCGGCGTCCCACGAGCTGCGTACGCCGCTGGCGGCAGTGCTCGGGTTCTCGAAGCTGGTGAACAAGGCGTTTTCCAAGTACTTCGCCCCCCATGCCGAGGAACTGCGCATGAAGGACAAGAGCGACCTCATCCTGGCCAACCTGGAAGTCATCGCCGTCGAAGGCGACCGGCTGACAAGACTCATAAACGACCTGCTCGACATCAATAAGATCGAGGCGGGACAGATGGAATGGCGCGACACGCTGCTCAACGTTGCCGACGAAATCAAACGGGCGGCCAGGACCATGCAGCCGCAGTTCGAAAACAACGGATCGGTGCGCTTTGAAACGGAAATCCCGGGCACGCTGCCGCCCCTGCCTTTCGACCCGGACCGAATGCAGCAATTGCTCCTCAACCTGTTGTCAAACGCATACAAGCACACCGCGTCCGGCGAAATACGGATCGCGGCCGAGGCCTCGCCGAACAAGATCCGGATAGAGGTCCGTGACACGGGCCAAGGCATCCCGGCCGACGAACTGGAACTCATCTTCCAGAAATTCTACCAAAGCGAATGCAGGGAACAGGGGAAGCCGCGCGGCACGGGCCTGGGCCTGCCCATTTGCAGGCACATCGTCGAGCACTACGGAGGAAGCATCTCGGCTTCGTCGGAGGTGGGCGTCGGCAGCGTCTTCACCGTCACGCTGCCTATTCCGGGCGTCTAG
- a CDS encoding ABC transporter substrate-binding protein, translating into MRNATLICILIFLALALAGCDPSEDTAAVDAGTPGVSDTEIVLGSSLTLSGHAGYLGTQTLQGARAYIRYVNERGGVHGRKIVVEVMDDSYDPPQCLANTQHFIVDKQVFALFCYVGTPTTIKALPLVEDARIPLIGMFTGANALRQPPSRYVINIRASYYQETMAAVRHMVKDLGLTRIAVFYQYDAYGFDGLIGTELALKQFGMEPVARGSYIRGTLDVQDGLDRIRKSKAEAVVMIGTYGACARFINLSVEEGYNPLFYTVSFVGAEELAWRVGRASPAHVFMSQVVPPPVESDDPADSAGNYVKLLKRYYPEDTPSFVGLEGFLNAEILVEGLRRAGRDLTREGFIQAIESIKDFKLGPGLTITYGPHDRQGLDAIHFTKLSDGRFLPFTDWAGFKKGMEAQR; encoded by the coding sequence GTGCGAAACGCCACCCTCATCTGTATCCTCATCTTCCTCGCGCTCGCCCTTGCCGGGTGCGATCCGTCCGAGGACACCGCAGCGGTGGACGCCGGGACGCCGGGGGTGTCCGACACCGAGATAGTTCTCGGCTCCTCCCTGACCCTGTCGGGCCACGCGGGATACCTCGGCACCCAGACCCTTCAGGGAGCCCGGGCGTATATCCGCTACGTCAACGAACGGGGCGGGGTCCACGGCCGCAAGATCGTGGTCGAGGTCATGGATGATTCCTACGATCCGCCCCAATGCCTGGCCAATACCCAACACTTCATCGTCGACAAGCAGGTCTTCGCCCTGTTCTGCTACGTGGGCACCCCCACCACCATCAAGGCCCTGCCTCTTGTGGAGGACGCGCGCATCCCGCTCATCGGCATGTTCACCGGCGCCAACGCACTCAGGCAGCCGCCCAGCCGCTACGTCATCAATATCCGGGCTTCCTACTACCAGGAAACCATGGCCGCGGTCCGGCACATGGTGAAGGACCTCGGCCTGACCAGGATCGCCGTCTTCTACCAGTACGACGCCTACGGATTCGACGGCCTCATCGGCACGGAACTCGCGCTCAAGCAGTTCGGCATGGAGCCCGTTGCACGCGGCTCCTACATTCGGGGCACCCTGGACGTCCAGGACGGCCTGGACCGCATTCGCAAATCCAAAGCCGAAGCCGTGGTCATGATCGGCACATACGGGGCCTGCGCCCGGTTCATCAACCTGTCGGTCGAAGAGGGCTACAACCCTCTCTTCTACACGGTCTCCTTCGTCGGCGCGGAAGAGCTCGCCTGGCGCGTGGGCAGGGCCTCCCCGGCGCACGTATTCATGTCCCAGGTGGTCCCGCCGCCCGTGGAGTCCGACGACCCGGCCGACTCGGCGGGGAACTACGTCAAGCTCCTCAAGCGCTACTATCCGGAAGACACCCCGAGCTTCGTGGGCCTCGAAGGTTTTCTCAACGCGGAAATCCTGGTCGAAGGTCTTCGCCGGGCAGGCCGCGACCTGACGCGCGAAGGGTTCATCCAGGCCATCGAGTCCATCAAGGATTTCAAGCTCGGCCCGGGACTGACCATCACCTACGGCCCGCATGACCGCCAGGGACTGGACGCCATCCACTTCACCAAGCTGAGCGACGGACGGTTCCTGCCCTTCACTGACTGGGCAGGGTTCAAAAAAGGAATGGAGGCGCAGCGATGA